A region of Streptomyces paludis DNA encodes the following proteins:
- a CDS encoding TetR/AcrR family transcriptional regulator, with protein MAATSYTPLEQQLASLGLRERKKLRTRIAIRGAAFRLIAEQGYEATTVEQIAEASEVSPSTVFRYFPTKEDIVLTDEYDPLMAASLRSRPLDESPLDSFHFIMDQALRDVLVNDHEELVLRSRLLVQVPALRARMAETTSVTARMLIEILAERTGREPDDLELRVFTSAVLSALNEVSLYWAEHDCQGDLPALVHRALDSLENGLPL; from the coding sequence ATGGCCGCCACCTCGTACACCCCGCTCGAACAGCAGCTGGCCTCCCTGGGGCTGCGCGAGCGCAAGAAGCTCAGGACCCGGATCGCGATCAGAGGGGCGGCGTTCCGGCTGATCGCCGAGCAGGGGTACGAGGCGACGACCGTCGAGCAGATCGCGGAGGCTTCGGAGGTGTCCCCGTCCACGGTCTTCCGGTACTTCCCGACCAAAGAGGACATCGTCCTCACCGACGAGTACGACCCGCTCATGGCAGCCAGTCTGCGTTCCCGGCCCCTCGACGAAAGCCCGCTGGACTCCTTCCACTTCATCATGGACCAGGCCCTGCGCGACGTCCTGGTCAACGATCACGAAGAGCTGGTGCTGCGCAGCAGGCTGCTGGTCCAGGTCCCGGCGCTGCGGGCCCGCATGGCCGAGACCACGTCGGTCACGGCCAGGATGCTCATCGAGATCCTCGCGGAACGCACCGGCCGGGAGCCGGACGACCTCGAACTGCGCGTCTTCACCTCGGCGGTCCTCAGCGCGCTGAACGAGGTCAGCCTGTACTGGGCCGAGCACGACTGCCAGGGGGATCTGCCCGCACTGGTGCACCGCGCCCTGGACAGCCTCGAAAACGGACTGCCTCTCTGA